The following proteins come from a genomic window of Gemmatimonadota bacterium:
- a CDS encoding TlpA family protein disulfide reductase: protein MGRGRLDARDGRILLRQDGAGDMSSALGRCGLIVLGVGFGGPVAAQFDAGIPIGTKAPVIAVNGMDGKPVDLGAWVGKQPVLIEFWATWCSVCQDLLPELEAVRTRYGDRVQMIGVNVTVNDSRDRVRRYLGVHKPPFLALYDDTGVSSRAFDVPITSYIVVLDAKGTVVYTGSGSDQDLVAAVAKAIPR, encoded by the coding sequence ATGGGCCGCGGGCGTCTTGATGCTCGCGATGGCCGAATACTACTTCGTCAAGATGGGGCAGGTGATATGAGCTCGGCACTCGGCAGGTGCGGGTTGATCGTTCTGGGGGTGGGGTTCGGGGGGCCGGTGGCGGCGCAGTTTGATGCGGGGATTCCGATCGGGACCAAGGCGCCGGTCATTGCGGTCAATGGAATGGACGGGAAGCCGGTTGATCTTGGGGCCTGGGTGGGCAAGCAGCCGGTGCTGATCGAGTTCTGGGCCACGTGGTGCTCGGTTTGTCAGGACCTGTTGCCGGAGCTTGAGGCGGTTCGGACACGATATGGTGACCGGGTTCAGATGATTGGGGTCAACGTCACGGTCAACGACTCCCGCGACCGGGTCCGCCGGTATTTGGGGGTCCACAAGCCGCCGTTCCTGGCCCTCTATGACGACACCGGGGTCAGTAGTCGGGCCTTCGACGTCCCAATCACCTCCTATATTGTGGTCCTCGACGCCAAGGGCACAGTGGTCTACACCGGCTCCGGCTCGGACCAAGACCTGGTGGCCGCAGTGGCCAAGGCCATCCCCCGATGA
- a CDS encoding type II toxin-antitoxin system VapC family toxin: protein MRLLLDTHVLIWWDEGARLKPEASRAIRDADQVFVSSATGWEIAIKTSLGRPVTKRTVAEALLENHFEELPIHLRHAAEVAHLPWHHRDPFDRLLIAQARTDHLTIVTRDPAFRPYAGIKLLPA from the coding sequence GTGAGGCTCCTCCTCGATACCCACGTCCTGATCTGGTGGGACGAGGGGGCCCGCCTCAAACCCGAGGCCTCCCGGGCCATCCGGGACGCCGATCAAGTCTTCGTCAGCTCGGCCACCGGCTGGGAAATCGCCATCAAGACCTCGCTCGGCCGCCCGGTCACGAAACGCACCGTGGCCGAAGCCCTCCTCGAAAACCACTTCGAAGAACTCCCGATCCATCTCCGCCACGCCGCCGAAGTAGCCCACCTGCCCTGGCACCACCGAGACCCGTTCGATCGCCTCCTGATTGCCCAGGCCCGGACCGACCACCTCACCATTGTCACTCGAGACCCGGCCTTCCGACCCTATGCCGGCATCAAGCTCCTCCCAGCATAG
- a CDS encoding type II toxin-antitoxin system Phd/YefM family antitoxin → MKTDPVETKVWYVREPMSLYEAKTHLSELVELASAGEEIVIMKSGKPMARLVGMPARPVRTPGRGHGSWLVGDDFDDPLPPEVQADFEPK, encoded by the coding sequence ATGAAAACGGATCCGGTGGAAACCAAAGTCTGGTACGTCCGCGAACCGATGAGCCTCTACGAGGCCAAGACCCACCTGTCCGAACTGGTGGAGTTGGCCTCAGCCGGCGAAGAAATCGTGATCATGAAATCGGGTAAGCCGATGGCCCGCCTTGTTGGCATGCCGGCCCGCCCGGTCCGGACGCCCGGTCGCGGCCACGGTTCCTGGCTCGTCGGGGACGATTTCGATGATCCACTTCCGCCCGAAGTCCAGGCCGACTTCGAACCCAAGTGA